In Phoenix dactylifera cultivar Barhee BC4 chromosome 11, palm_55x_up_171113_PBpolish2nd_filt_p, whole genome shotgun sequence, the following are encoded in one genomic region:
- the LOC103711932 gene encoding elicitor-responsive protein 1-like, whose protein sequence is MSIQGQLLEVTVVGCSKLKDTEWISRQDPYVCLEYATTKFRTRTCTDGGRNPCFQEKTTIPLIEGLREITVGVWNSNTLTFDDFIGSGRVQLQKVLSEGYDDSSWSLQSKSGKFAGEVKLIMHYANAGKAQKPWKAEAPTSYGQTAPAYNPAARYAPSYPPIGGYPAASPYTAAYPPSLYPSPANPAPYQTAAYPPPPMQPQAYPTTAYPHTQAYPQATYPSQPYPPPPSYPPAPYPGVYPPPPY, encoded by the exons ATGTCAATCCAAGGCCAGCTTCTCGAGGTCACAG TGGTCGGATgcagcaagttgaaggataccGAGTGGATATCCCGGCAGGATCCCTACGTCTGCCTCGAATACGCCACGACCAAGTTCCGCACCAGGACCTGCACAG ATGGAGGCAGGAACCCTTGCTTTCAGGAGAAGACGACCATCCCCCTCATCGAAGGCCTCCGCGAGATCACCGTCGGCGTCTGGAACAGCAACACCCTCACCTTCGATGATTTCATCGGCAGCggcag GGTCCAGCTGCAGAAGGTCCTCTCCGAAGGCTACGACGACTCCTCTTGGTCGCTCCAGTCTAAATCCGGAAA GTTTGCCGGTGAAGTAAAGCTGATCATGCATTATGCAAATGCAGGCAAAGCACAA AAACCTTGGAAGGCCGAAGCTCCGACGAGCTATGGACAAACAGCTCCGGCGTACAATCCGGCAGCTCGATATGCTCCTTCCTATCCTCCGATCGGAGGATACCCTGCTGCGAGCCCTTATACGGCAGCATATCCTCCATCGCTGTACCCATCACCAGCTAATCCTGCTCCTTATCAAACAGCAGCATACCCTCCCCCACCAATGCAGCCCCAAGCCTACCCAACTACTGCATATCCACACACCCAAGCATACCCACAAGCCACCTACCCATCTCAGCCATATCCCCCTCCACCCTCTTATCCACCAG CACCTTACCCAGGGGTttatcctccaccaccatattAA
- the LOC103711931 gene encoding small RNA degrading nuclease 1-like isoform X1, with protein MEEPILNADREVLAEIVRLSQKQGLKGREGGWKDFLHSNSLSYGAVYDPMRKSKDILVAFLQTFQEKDQKFFRKMIRRITEYKAFEKFISDFPGQESPQQRLVRLTMEHPHYPRFYSFPSHDEEWMFMPLGKVSEVMKSKTMISIDCEMVLCEDGTEAVVQVCAVDENLEVKLDKLVNPNKAVADYITDITGISAKDLEGVTCSLADVQKSVKKLLSHGTILVGHSLHNDLRALKIDHQRVIDTCHIFKYLDLANGSPSLNNLCKSVLGFALRAEGEPHNCLNDAKAAMKLVLAKLEHGFDDPISVVDDNLSDSDQAKLLLHKIPVDVPYQELLKLFPENYNVDIKNDLKVRGPSYSTFAVFKDAREADEAFKGIEASESRDSNGRPQKNVFLEISTGKSISFYVRRMRAAAPANGCDPLNKRTAQDETNDSKRQRTCLHHCKHVEDIEKLKQELRQREEEIFELQKIVSALARKKGISCISTNYL; from the exons ATGGAGGAACCGATCTTGAACGCAGACAGGGAG GTTCTTGCTGAGATTGTGAGGCTCAGCCAGAAACAAGGATTAAAAGGTCGTGAAGGAGGGTGGAAAGATTTTTTGCATAGTAATAGTTTGTCATACGGCGCTGTCTACGATCCAATGAGAAAGTCTAAAGATATATTAGTTGCTTTTCTGCAAACGTTCCAGGAAAAAGATCAGAAG TTTTTTCGAAAAATGATAAGACGTATTACGGAATACAAAGCATTtgagaagttcatctctgactTTCCAGGCCAAGAGTCCCCTCAGCAG AGACTGGTCCGTTTGACGATGGAACATCCGCATTACCCACGATTTTATTCTTTCCCGTCCCACGATGAG GAGTGGATGTTCATGCCGCTAGGTAAAGTTTCTGAAGTAATGAAATCAAAAACTATGATTTCGATTGACTGTGAGATGGTTCTGTGTGAGGATGGTACTGAAGCCGTTGTACAAGTTTGTGCAGTAGATGAAAATTTGGAG GTTAAACTTGATAAACTCGTAAATCCCAATAAAGCTGTTGCTGACTATATAACAGACATCACTGGGATATCTGCTAAAGATTTGGAGGGAGTTACTTGTTCATTAGCTGATGTACAG AAATCCGTTAAGAAGCTTTTATCTCATGGGACTATTTTAGTTGGCCACTCTTTACATAATGATTTACGAG CACTAAAAATTGATCATCAACGAGTTATTGACACATGCCACATCTTCAAATATTTAGACTTAGCTAATGGTTCACCTTCTTTAAACAATTTGTGTAAg TCTGTATTGGGTTTTGCACTCCGAGCAGAAGGTGAACCACATAATTGCTTAAATGATGCAAAAGCTGCAATGAAGCTGGTTCTAGCTAAGCTCGAACATGGATTTGACGATCCCATATCTGTTGTTGACGACAAT TTATCTGACTCTGATCAAGCAAAGCTGCTACTTCACAAAATACCAGTTGACGTGCCTTATCAAGAGCTCCTGAAATTATTTCCTGAGAATTATAATGTTGATATTAAG aatgatCTAAAAGTCCGAGGCCCTAGCTATTCGACATTTGCTGTTTTCAAGGATGCCAGAGAGGCTGATGAAGCATTTAAAGGAATAGAAGCCTCAGAAAGCAGG GACTCCAACGGTCGACCTCAGAAGAATGTGTTCTTGGAAATCAGTACTGGGAAAAGCATCAGCTTCTATGTTCGAAGGATGAGAGCTGCCGCCCCGGCTAATGGATGCGATCCATTAAACAAGAGGACAGCACAAGATGAGACCAACGATTCAAAAAGGCAACGAACATGTTTACATCACTGCAAGCATGTTGAGGATATAGAGAAATTGAAACAGGAGCTCCGTCAGCGAGAGGAGGAAATATTTGAGTTGCAAAAGATAGTCTCTGCCCTTGCTAGGAAAAAAGGAATCTCATGCATTTCCACAAACTACTTGTAA
- the LOC103711931 gene encoding small RNA degrading nuclease 1-like isoform X2 has protein sequence MEEPILNADREVLAEIVRLSQKQGLKGREGGWKDFLHSNSLSYGAVYDPMRKSKDILVAFLQTFQEKDQKFFRKMIRRITEYKAFEKFISDFPGQESPQQRLVRLTMEHPHYPRFYSFPSHDEEWMFMPLGKVSEVMKSKTMISIDCEMVLCEDGTEAVVQVCAVDENLEVKLDKLVNPNKAVADYITDITGISAKDLEGVTCSLADVQVVLTTSVLGFALRAEGEPHNCLNDAKAAMKLVLAKLEHGFDDPISVVDDNLSDSDQAKLLLHKIPVDVPYQELLKLFPENYNVDIKNDLKVRGPSYSTFAVFKDAREADEAFKGIEASESRDSNGRPQKNVFLEISTGKSISFYVRRMRAAAPANGCDPLNKRTAQDETNDSKRQRTCLHHCKHVEDIEKLKQELRQREEEIFELQKIVSALARKKGISCISTNYL, from the exons ATGGAGGAACCGATCTTGAACGCAGACAGGGAG GTTCTTGCTGAGATTGTGAGGCTCAGCCAGAAACAAGGATTAAAAGGTCGTGAAGGAGGGTGGAAAGATTTTTTGCATAGTAATAGTTTGTCATACGGCGCTGTCTACGATCCAATGAGAAAGTCTAAAGATATATTAGTTGCTTTTCTGCAAACGTTCCAGGAAAAAGATCAGAAG TTTTTTCGAAAAATGATAAGACGTATTACGGAATACAAAGCATTtgagaagttcatctctgactTTCCAGGCCAAGAGTCCCCTCAGCAG AGACTGGTCCGTTTGACGATGGAACATCCGCATTACCCACGATTTTATTCTTTCCCGTCCCACGATGAG GAGTGGATGTTCATGCCGCTAGGTAAAGTTTCTGAAGTAATGAAATCAAAAACTATGATTTCGATTGACTGTGAGATGGTTCTGTGTGAGGATGGTACTGAAGCCGTTGTACAAGTTTGTGCAGTAGATGAAAATTTGGAG GTTAAACTTGATAAACTCGTAAATCCCAATAAAGCTGTTGCTGACTATATAACAGACATCACTGGGATATCTGCTAAAGATTTGGAGGGAGTTACTTGTTCATTAGCTGATGTACAGGTTGTATTAACCACC TCTGTATTGGGTTTTGCACTCCGAGCAGAAGGTGAACCACATAATTGCTTAAATGATGCAAAAGCTGCAATGAAGCTGGTTCTAGCTAAGCTCGAACATGGATTTGACGATCCCATATCTGTTGTTGACGACAAT TTATCTGACTCTGATCAAGCAAAGCTGCTACTTCACAAAATACCAGTTGACGTGCCTTATCAAGAGCTCCTGAAATTATTTCCTGAGAATTATAATGTTGATATTAAG aatgatCTAAAAGTCCGAGGCCCTAGCTATTCGACATTTGCTGTTTTCAAGGATGCCAGAGAGGCTGATGAAGCATTTAAAGGAATAGAAGCCTCAGAAAGCAGG GACTCCAACGGTCGACCTCAGAAGAATGTGTTCTTGGAAATCAGTACTGGGAAAAGCATCAGCTTCTATGTTCGAAGGATGAGAGCTGCCGCCCCGGCTAATGGATGCGATCCATTAAACAAGAGGACAGCACAAGATGAGACCAACGATTCAAAAAGGCAACGAACATGTTTACATCACTGCAAGCATGTTGAGGATATAGAGAAATTGAAACAGGAGCTCCGTCAGCGAGAGGAGGAAATATTTGAGTTGCAAAAGATAGTCTCTGCCCTTGCTAGGAAAAAAGGAATCTCATGCATTTCCACAAACTACTTGTAA
- the LOC103711931 gene encoding putative small RNA degrading nuclease 4 isoform X3 — MEEPILNADREVLAEIVRLSQKQGLKGREGGWKDFLHSNSLSYGAVYDPMRKSKDILVAFLQTFQEKDQKFFRKMIRRITEYKAFEKFISDFPGQESPQQRLVRLTMEHPHYPRFYSFPSHDEEWMFMPLGKVSEVMKSKTMISIDCEMVLCEDGTEAVVQVCAVDENLEVKLDKLVNPNKAVADYITDITGISAKDLEGVTCSLADVQSVLGFALRAEGEPHNCLNDAKAAMKLVLAKLEHGFDDPISVVDDNLSDSDQAKLLLHKIPVDVPYQELLKLFPENYNVDIKNDLKVRGPSYSTFAVFKDAREADEAFKGIEASESRDSNGRPQKNVFLEISTGKSISFYVRRMRAAAPANGCDPLNKRTAQDETNDSKRQRTCLHHCKHVEDIEKLKQELRQREEEIFELQKIVSALARKKGISCISTNYL; from the exons ATGGAGGAACCGATCTTGAACGCAGACAGGGAG GTTCTTGCTGAGATTGTGAGGCTCAGCCAGAAACAAGGATTAAAAGGTCGTGAAGGAGGGTGGAAAGATTTTTTGCATAGTAATAGTTTGTCATACGGCGCTGTCTACGATCCAATGAGAAAGTCTAAAGATATATTAGTTGCTTTTCTGCAAACGTTCCAGGAAAAAGATCAGAAG TTTTTTCGAAAAATGATAAGACGTATTACGGAATACAAAGCATTtgagaagttcatctctgactTTCCAGGCCAAGAGTCCCCTCAGCAG AGACTGGTCCGTTTGACGATGGAACATCCGCATTACCCACGATTTTATTCTTTCCCGTCCCACGATGAG GAGTGGATGTTCATGCCGCTAGGTAAAGTTTCTGAAGTAATGAAATCAAAAACTATGATTTCGATTGACTGTGAGATGGTTCTGTGTGAGGATGGTACTGAAGCCGTTGTACAAGTTTGTGCAGTAGATGAAAATTTGGAG GTTAAACTTGATAAACTCGTAAATCCCAATAAAGCTGTTGCTGACTATATAACAGACATCACTGGGATATCTGCTAAAGATTTGGAGGGAGTTACTTGTTCATTAGCTGATGTACAG TCTGTATTGGGTTTTGCACTCCGAGCAGAAGGTGAACCACATAATTGCTTAAATGATGCAAAAGCTGCAATGAAGCTGGTTCTAGCTAAGCTCGAACATGGATTTGACGATCCCATATCTGTTGTTGACGACAAT TTATCTGACTCTGATCAAGCAAAGCTGCTACTTCACAAAATACCAGTTGACGTGCCTTATCAAGAGCTCCTGAAATTATTTCCTGAGAATTATAATGTTGATATTAAG aatgatCTAAAAGTCCGAGGCCCTAGCTATTCGACATTTGCTGTTTTCAAGGATGCCAGAGAGGCTGATGAAGCATTTAAAGGAATAGAAGCCTCAGAAAGCAGG GACTCCAACGGTCGACCTCAGAAGAATGTGTTCTTGGAAATCAGTACTGGGAAAAGCATCAGCTTCTATGTTCGAAGGATGAGAGCTGCCGCCCCGGCTAATGGATGCGATCCATTAAACAAGAGGACAGCACAAGATGAGACCAACGATTCAAAAAGGCAACGAACATGTTTACATCACTGCAAGCATGTTGAGGATATAGAGAAATTGAAACAGGAGCTCCGTCAGCGAGAGGAGGAAATATTTGAGTTGCAAAAGATAGTCTCTGCCCTTGCTAGGAAAAAAGGAATCTCATGCATTTCCACAAACTACTTGTAA